A single genomic interval of Plantibacter sp. Leaf314 harbors:
- the fdhA gene encoding formaldehyde dehydrogenase, glutathione-independent, with protein MSGNRAVAYKAAGVVEVIDIDYPTFELKDGPGVNPANVGRKVPHGAILRTVATNICGSDQHMVRGRTTAPPNLVLGHEITGEVVEVGPDVEFIKVGDIVSVPFNIACGRCRNCKERKTGICLNVNPDRPGSAYGYVDMGGWVGGQAEFVLVPYADWNLLKFPDRDQALEKIMDLTMLSDIFPTGFHGAVTAGVGVGSTVYVAGAGPVGLAAATGAMLLGAAAVIVGDMNADRLAQARSFGCETVDLTKGEPGEQIEQILGVPEVDCAVDAVGFEARGHGGDAGHEAPATVLNSLMDITAAGGALGIPGLYVTGDPGGIDEAAKKGALSLSLGTGWAKSLSFTTGQCPVMKYNHGLMMAILHDKVHIAKNVNATAITLEEAPRGYAEFDAGAAQKYVLNPNGYLDAA; from the coding sequence GTGTCAGGTAACAGAGCCGTCGCCTACAAAGCAGCCGGAGTCGTCGAGGTCATCGACATCGACTACCCCACCTTCGAACTGAAGGACGGACCGGGGGTGAACCCGGCCAACGTCGGTCGGAAGGTCCCTCACGGTGCGATCCTGCGAACGGTCGCGACGAACATCTGCGGCTCCGACCAACACATGGTCCGCGGTCGCACCACCGCACCGCCGAACCTGGTCCTCGGACACGAGATCACCGGTGAAGTGGTCGAGGTCGGGCCCGACGTCGAGTTCATCAAGGTCGGCGACATCGTCTCCGTCCCGTTCAACATCGCCTGCGGACGCTGTCGCAACTGCAAGGAACGCAAGACCGGCATCTGCCTCAACGTGAACCCGGACCGCCCCGGCAGCGCCTACGGCTACGTCGACATGGGTGGTTGGGTGGGCGGGCAGGCCGAGTTCGTGCTCGTGCCCTACGCCGACTGGAACCTCCTGAAGTTCCCCGACCGCGACCAGGCGCTCGAGAAGATCATGGACCTCACCATGCTGTCCGACATCTTCCCGACCGGCTTCCACGGTGCCGTCACGGCAGGCGTCGGCGTCGGATCGACCGTCTACGTCGCGGGTGCCGGCCCCGTCGGACTTGCCGCGGCGACCGGCGCGATGCTGCTCGGTGCCGCAGCCGTCATCGTCGGCGACATGAACGCCGACCGGCTGGCCCAGGCCCGGAGCTTCGGCTGCGAGACCGTCGACCTCACCAAGGGCGAACCGGGGGAGCAGATCGAACAGATCCTCGGTGTCCCCGAGGTCGACTGTGCGGTCGACGCCGTCGGCTTCGAGGCTCGCGGCCACGGCGGTGACGCAGGCCACGAAGCCCCGGCGACCGTACTGAACTCGCTCATGGACATCACGGCGGCCGGTGGAGCCCTCGGCATCCCCGGGCTCTACGTGACGGGTGACCCGGGCGGCATCGACGAGGCCGCGAAGAAGGGCGCACTCTCCCTGAGCCTCGGCACGGGTTGGGCGAAGTCACTGTCGTTCACCACCGGCCAGTGCCCGGTCATGAAGTACAACCACGGCCTCATGATGGCGATCCTCCACGACAAGGTCCACATCGCGAAGAACGTGAACGCCACCGCGATCACCCTCGAAGAAGCCCCGCGCGGGTACGCGGAGTTCGACGCGGGAGCGGCCCAGAAGTACGTGCTCAACCCGAACGGCTACCTCGACGCCGCGTAG
- a CDS encoding DUF2273 domain-containing protein, with translation MSTTDRGILVGAVLALAAVAFGFWAMILVALFMLIGFGIGRVLEGKLDLRGVADALRGRRSS, from the coding sequence GTGAGCACGACCGACCGTGGCATCCTCGTCGGTGCCGTCCTCGCGCTCGCAGCCGTCGCCTTCGGCTTCTGGGCGATGATCCTCGTCGCCCTGTTCATGCTGATCGGGTTCGGCATCGGACGCGTGCTCGAGGGCAAGCTGGACCTGCGCGGCGTCGCCGACGCGCTCCGCGGGCGGCGGTCGTCGTGA
- a CDS encoding HNH endonuclease family protein, protein MKKTPVALLVALLAAVVVLVATQLGGGTVFGGVLSPSPSLSSAAPVPAPVSPSARASLEAAGFAVVDASGQLVVSGSAVEDALADVDTASRVATGYDRELFGQRWADVDRNGCDTRNDVLARDLVGVTFKPGTRDCVVLTGVLHDLYTGTTIDFQRGERSSQLVQIDHVVPLAWGWRHGGNAWTPEQREQFANDPINLQAVDGATNSSKSDSGPGDWMPPAAASHCEYAARFVLVLMAYDLTLDDADRQELTSTLGTCGA, encoded by the coding sequence ATGAAGAAGACTCCTGTGGCGTTGCTCGTCGCCCTGCTGGCGGCCGTCGTGGTCCTCGTCGCCACGCAGCTCGGCGGCGGGACGGTGTTCGGCGGTGTCCTGTCGCCATCGCCGTCGTTGTCGTCCGCGGCGCCGGTCCCCGCGCCGGTCAGCCCGAGCGCCCGTGCCTCCCTCGAGGCGGCCGGGTTCGCGGTCGTCGACGCATCCGGGCAGCTGGTCGTCTCGGGGTCGGCGGTCGAGGACGCGCTCGCCGACGTCGACACCGCCTCCCGGGTGGCGACCGGTTACGACCGGGAGCTGTTCGGTCAGCGCTGGGCCGACGTCGATCGCAACGGCTGCGACACCCGAAACGACGTCCTCGCGCGCGACCTCGTCGGGGTCACCTTCAAGCCGGGCACCCGCGACTGTGTCGTCCTCACGGGTGTGCTGCACGACCTCTACACGGGGACGACGATCGATTTCCAGCGTGGCGAGCGGTCGAGCCAGCTGGTGCAGATCGACCACGTCGTGCCGTTGGCGTGGGGCTGGCGGCATGGCGGGAACGCGTGGACGCCGGAGCAGCGGGAGCAGTTCGCGAACGATCCGATCAACCTGCAGGCCGTCGACGGTGCCACGAACTCGTCGAAGTCGGACTCCGGTCCCGGCGACTGGATGCCGCCGGCCGCCGCCTCGCACTGCGAGTATGCGGCCAGGTTCGTGCTCGTGCTGATGGCCTACGACCTCACGCTCGACGACGCCGATCGCCAGGAGCTGACCAGCACGCTGGGCACCTGCGGCGCGTAG
- a CDS encoding multidrug efflux SMR transporter, producing MIWLLLAGAIVTEVTATLSLRASEGLRKKRWIAPVVVSYLAAFGLLTIALANGMPVGIAYGIWAACGVALTAIGARVLFKEKLTPRMIVGIGLIAVGVLVIELGSQAH from the coding sequence ATGATCTGGTTGCTCCTGGCCGGTGCCATCGTCACCGAGGTCACCGCGACGCTCTCCCTCCGCGCCTCCGAGGGCTTGCGGAAGAAGCGCTGGATCGCGCCCGTCGTCGTCTCCTACCTCGCGGCCTTCGGGCTCCTCACGATCGCCCTCGCGAACGGGATGCCCGTCGGGATCGCCTACGGCATCTGGGCCGCCTGCGGTGTCGCGCTCACGGCGATCGGTGCGCGCGTGCTGTTCAAGGAAAAACTCACCCCGCGCATGATCGTCGGCATCGGCTTGATCGCCGTCGGCGTGCTCGTGATCGAACTCGGCTCGCAGGCGCACTGA
- a CDS encoding LLM class flavin-dependent oxidoreductase, giving the protein MSKRIILNAFDMSCVTHQAPGLWKHPANEAHRYNDIDYWIDLAKLLERGTFDALFIADVVGIYDVYRHSSAPALIDSAQLPVGDPVIQVSAMAKATEHLGFGVTVASTYELPYALARRFSTLDHFTKGRIGWNVVTSYLDSAARNLGLTQQIGHDDRYGIGEEFLDVTYKLWEGSWEDGAVVIDRENGVYTDPTKVHPIDHHGEHFQVPGIHLSEPSPQRTPVIFQAGASARGRQFAATHGEAVFINGLVPELTRKTTDDIRDRAEALGRPRDSVKILTLATAIVAETDEEAQAKYEEYQQYVSLDGALTLYGGWSGLDLSSFDPDKPLKYVDTDAARSALAIFTLADPDREWTPRDIAHYIGIGGIGPVFVGSAATVADEIERWIDVAGTDGFNLAYVITPGTFEAVVDLLVPELRRRGRVWDEYPEGTLRGRLNGTGSPVIPEWHPAHRYRGAYAGRPSAADDTAPSLFDTETATAHAADDTAYATEGASA; this is encoded by the coding sequence GTGAGCAAGCGCATCATCCTCAACGCGTTCGACATGAGCTGCGTCACCCATCAGGCTCCCGGCCTGTGGAAGCACCCGGCCAACGAAGCCCACCGGTACAACGACATCGATTACTGGATCGACCTCGCCAAGCTCCTCGAGCGCGGCACCTTCGACGCCCTGTTCATCGCCGACGTCGTGGGCATCTACGACGTCTACCGGCACTCCTCGGCACCCGCGCTCATCGACTCCGCCCAGCTCCCCGTCGGCGACCCGGTCATCCAGGTGTCCGCCATGGCGAAGGCGACCGAGCACCTCGGCTTCGGCGTCACCGTCGCGTCCACCTACGAACTGCCCTACGCGCTCGCCCGCCGGTTCTCGACGCTCGACCACTTCACGAAGGGGCGCATCGGCTGGAACGTCGTCACCTCCTACCTCGACTCGGCGGCCCGCAACCTCGGACTGACCCAGCAGATCGGGCACGACGACCGCTATGGCATCGGCGAGGAGTTCCTCGACGTCACCTACAAGCTGTGGGAGGGGTCGTGGGAGGACGGCGCCGTCGTCATCGACCGCGAGAACGGCGTCTACACCGACCCGACGAAGGTCCACCCCATCGACCACCACGGCGAGCACTTCCAGGTGCCCGGCATCCACCTCTCGGAGCCGTCACCGCAGCGCACGCCCGTCATCTTCCAGGCCGGCGCCTCCGCCCGCGGCCGCCAGTTCGCCGCGACCCACGGCGAGGCCGTCTTCATCAACGGACTCGTCCCCGAGCTGACCCGCAAGACGACCGACGACATCCGCGACCGCGCCGAAGCCCTCGGGCGCCCTCGCGACAGCGTCAAGATCCTCACGCTCGCCACCGCGATCGTCGCCGAGACCGACGAGGAGGCGCAGGCGAAGTACGAGGAGTACCAGCAGTACGTCTCACTCGACGGCGCACTCACCCTCTACGGCGGCTGGTCCGGCCTCGACCTCTCCTCCTTCGACCCGGACAAACCGCTCAAGTACGTCGACACCGACGCCGCCCGGTCCGCGCTCGCGATCTTCACGCTCGCCGACCCGGACCGCGAGTGGACGCCGCGCGACATCGCCCACTACATCGGCATCGGCGGGATCGGCCCGGTGTTCGTCGGCAGCGCGGCGACGGTCGCCGACGAGATCGAACGCTGGATCGACGTGGCCGGCACCGACGGGTTCAACCTCGCCTACGTCATCACGCCGGGCACGTTCGAGGCCGTCGTCGACCTCCTCGTGCCGGAACTCCGCCGCCGCGGCCGGGTGTGGGATGAGTACCCGGAGGGCACCCTCCGTGGGCGCCTCAATGGCACCGGCTCGCCAGTGATCCCCGAGTGGCACCCCGCCCACCGGTACCGCGGCGCCTACGCGGGGCGGCCGAGTGCCGCCGACGACACCGCGCCGTCCCTGTTCGACACCGAGACCGCGACCGCCCACGCGGCCGACGACACCGCATACGCCACCGAAGGAGCTTCAGCATGA
- a CDS encoding DUF6286 domain-containing protein, whose amino-acid sequence MSTQALYRRAVRRETHSPRSALAITIAIVLALVLAWLGTESVLAAIGQQPLLVAPKDIVTAVLTAATAPAPLLVAIGVVAAIVGFILIVLSLAPARQGRRGSIADRTATVVDDRVIAQSLARAASYAGDIDPSQVNVSVGARSARVDVTPTSGRRVDQREIQQAVDAEVASYDFRPALRVKVKLNEQGTVA is encoded by the coding sequence GTGAGCACCCAAGCCCTGTACCGCCGTGCGGTGCGTCGTGAGACGCACTCGCCGCGGTCCGCCCTCGCGATCACGATCGCCATCGTGCTCGCGCTCGTCCTCGCCTGGCTCGGCACGGAGTCGGTGCTGGCCGCGATCGGGCAGCAGCCGCTCCTCGTCGCACCGAAGGACATCGTCACCGCGGTGTTGACGGCGGCGACGGCTCCGGCCCCGCTGCTCGTCGCCATCGGTGTCGTCGCGGCGATCGTCGGGTTCATCCTGATCGTCCTGTCGCTGGCACCCGCCCGCCAGGGTCGCCGTGGATCGATCGCCGACCGCACCGCGACCGTCGTGGACGACCGGGTGATCGCCCAGTCGCTCGCCCGCGCCGCCTCGTACGCCGGCGACATCGACCCCTCGCAGGTCAACGTCAGCGTCGGTGCCCGCAGCGCCCGTGTCGACGTGACCCCGACGAGCGGTCGCCGTGTCGACCAGCGCGAGATCCAGCAGGCGGTGGACGCGGAGGTCGCGTCCTATGACTTCCGGCCCGCACTCCGGGTGAAGGTCAAGCTCAACGAACAGGGAACGGTGGCCTGA
- a CDS encoding multidrug efflux SMR transporter codes for MRKWLILSAAILLEVTATLSLRGAIEDPRWVILAVVGYSGSFVALSLLLRMGVPIGVVYGIWAAAGVALTAVLASVVFGEQFTLPIGIGIAIVIAGVVLVETGHGPDGAKPAASTEEVGA; via the coding sequence ATGAGGAAGTGGCTCATCCTCTCCGCAGCCATCCTGCTGGAGGTCACGGCGACGCTCTCGCTCCGTGGCGCGATCGAGGATCCACGGTGGGTGATCCTCGCGGTGGTCGGCTACTCGGGTTCCTTCGTCGCGCTGTCCCTGCTGCTCCGGATGGGCGTGCCGATCGGTGTCGTGTACGGCATCTGGGCGGCCGCCGGCGTCGCGCTCACCGCGGTGCTCGCCTCCGTCGTGTTCGGTGAGCAGTTCACCCTCCCGATCGGGATCGGCATCGCGATCGTGATCGCCGGGGTCGTGCTCGTCGAGACCGGCCACGGGCCCGACGGGGCGAAACCCGCCGCATCGACCGAGGAGGTCGGCGCATGA
- a CDS encoding TetR/AcrR family transcriptional regulator: protein MRPSARNEILDAAVRVVDASGEANITYEAVAQEVGLTKAGLRYHFPSRDAMMIAVIEHVVGRWQRELVEELGGPLEESTLEERVRAFVTFAGDGGASQGEFVVFAEAVRRPELAAPWLEYLRTWFGFGEDADATTLLLVWLAANGLWIAEATGIIDVGREQRAELVARLLALAGGGSR, encoded by the coding sequence ATGAGACCCAGTGCACGGAACGAGATCCTCGACGCGGCCGTCCGCGTCGTCGACGCCTCAGGCGAGGCGAACATCACCTACGAAGCGGTCGCCCAGGAGGTCGGCCTGACGAAGGCCGGGCTGCGGTATCACTTCCCCTCGCGCGACGCGATGATGATCGCGGTCATCGAGCACGTCGTCGGCCGCTGGCAGCGTGAGCTCGTCGAGGAACTGGGTGGGCCGCTCGAGGAGTCCACCCTCGAGGAGCGGGTGCGGGCCTTCGTCACCTTCGCCGGTGACGGTGGCGCGAGCCAGGGCGAGTTCGTCGTGTTCGCGGAGGCGGTCCGCCGCCCCGAGCTCGCGGCTCCCTGGCTCGAATACCTGCGCACCTGGTTCGGCTTCGGCGAGGACGCCGACGCCACCACCCTGCTCCTCGTCTGGCTGGCCGCGAACGGCCTCTGGATCGCCGAGGCGACCGGCATCATCGACGTCGGACGCGAGCAGCGCGCCGAGCTCGTCGCACGGCTGCTCGCGCTCGCCGGAGGTGGTTCCCGATGA
- a CDS encoding Asp23/Gls24 family envelope stress response protein, whose product MSNTTDTATHAATTSTGKNVIADGVVQKVAGIAAREVPGVHDLGGGAARAIGAIRNAINAQDRGQGVNVEVGEKQVAADIVIVAEYPVDLQRVADDVRRSVTDAIANVVGMDVTEVNVTVSDVHIPSDDDNDADESRVQ is encoded by the coding sequence ATGTCGAACACCACCGACACCGCCACCCACGCCGCCACCACCTCCACCGGCAAGAACGTCATCGCCGACGGCGTCGTCCAGAAGGTCGCCGGCATCGCCGCCCGTGAGGTCCCCGGTGTGCACGACCTCGGTGGCGGAGCGGCCCGTGCCATCGGTGCGATCCGCAACGCGATCAACGCGCAGGACCGCGGCCAGGGCGTCAACGTCGAGGTCGGCGAGAAGCAGGTCGCTGCCGACATCGTGATCGTCGCCGAGTACCCCGTCGACCTCCAGCGTGTCGCCGACGACGTCCGTCGCAGCGTCACCGACGCGATCGCCAACGTCGTGGGCATGGACGTCACCGAGGTCAACGTGACCGTTTCCGACGTCCACATCCCGTCCGACGACGACAACGACGCTGACGAGAGCCGCGTCCAGTGA
- a CDS encoding AraC family transcriptional regulator translates to MQHSFLAPEADPERESDITGTMLGSTSSSVSTVPIRKVTVSGDDPATARQNYERAYDGSRFTVTRGTEPFSFQWVSIGDDRVSLRTATMNGHVTGETPGLTDYVVSWVQTGGGWIVRRDGQRMEIPRSPFVLPFHRPYTVHLTPHRQNSVVFAPAYLEDLATEIHAGPSQQLSFDLEATPTTAAIERWRTALNASTPVLTDEAAPPLLRMNAQRPLALALLQLAPWAVFDLPETLREPSMARTRLAVEYLHHHAAEPITPADAARAAGLHTRTLQLHCRRELGMSPTAYLRDIRLGRTRSELAASAPQETTVGEVARKWGFSHLGRFSSAYRTRFGESPSQTLRG, encoded by the coding sequence ATGCAGCACTCCTTCCTCGCACCAGAAGCAGACCCGGAGCGCGAATCCGACATCACCGGCACCATGCTCGGCAGCACGAGCAGCTCGGTGTCGACGGTGCCGATCCGCAAGGTCACCGTCAGCGGCGACGACCCCGCGACCGCACGTCAGAACTACGAGCGCGCCTACGACGGCAGTCGCTTCACCGTCACCCGCGGTACCGAGCCGTTCTCGTTCCAGTGGGTGTCGATCGGCGACGACCGTGTCTCGCTCCGCACGGCCACGATGAATGGTCACGTCACCGGGGAGACCCCTGGGTTGACGGACTACGTGGTCTCCTGGGTGCAGACCGGCGGCGGATGGATCGTGCGACGTGACGGGCAGCGGATGGAGATCCCGCGATCCCCGTTCGTCCTGCCGTTCCACCGGCCGTACACGGTGCACCTCACCCCGCACCGGCAGAACTCCGTGGTCTTCGCACCCGCCTATCTCGAGGACCTCGCGACGGAGATCCACGCCGGCCCGAGTCAGCAGCTCTCCTTCGACCTCGAGGCGACGCCGACCACTGCGGCGATCGAACGCTGGCGGACCGCGCTGAACGCCTCCACCCCGGTGCTCACCGACGAGGCCGCCCCGCCGTTGCTGCGGATGAACGCTCAGCGACCCCTTGCGCTCGCCCTCCTGCAGCTCGCCCCGTGGGCGGTGTTCGACCTGCCTGAGACGCTCCGCGAACCCTCCATGGCCCGCACCCGCCTCGCGGTCGAATACCTGCACCACCACGCGGCGGAACCGATCACGCCCGCCGACGCCGCGAGGGCCGCGGGCCTCCACACCCGCACCCTGCAACTGCACTGCCGCCGCGAACTCGGGATGTCGCCGACCGCCTACCTGCGGGACATCCGGCTCGGCCGGACGAGGAGCGAGCTGGCCGCGAGCGCCCCGCAGGAGACGACCGTCGGCGAGGTGGCCCGGAAGTGGGGTTTCTCCCACCTCGGACGCTTCTCTTCGGCCTACCGGACGCGCTTCGGCGAGAGCCCGAGCCAGACCCTCCGCGGCTGA
- a CDS encoding GNAT family N-acetyltransferase: MFTIAPASPADLEDAAAVLAAAFREDTVTSTLVSGADRGRRLALLFEAMLRSSAASSSRVDLARRDTDGVVLGVAVWETPDARHSLLDQARQLPMFVRALGLRGLPRAMRLQRTLAQHRPAEPHWYLAQIGVGDGARGAGVGGALLESRLRAIDADALPAYLESSNERNRALYRRSGFRSIASIAGIPGVVPAAMWRDVVRPA, translated from the coding sequence ATGTTCACCATCGCCCCCGCCTCGCCCGCCGACCTGGAGGACGCCGCGGCCGTGCTCGCGGCCGCCTTCCGAGAGGACACGGTCACCTCGACGCTCGTCTCCGGTGCTGACCGTGGCCGCCGGCTCGCCCTCCTGTTCGAAGCGATGCTGCGTTCGAGTGCGGCGTCGAGCAGTCGCGTCGACCTGGCCCGACGTGACACGGACGGCGTCGTCCTCGGTGTCGCCGTCTGGGAGACGCCGGACGCACGTCACTCCCTGCTCGACCAGGCGCGGCAGTTGCCGATGTTCGTCCGTGCACTCGGCCTGCGCGGACTTCCCCGAGCCATGCGCCTGCAGCGGACGCTCGCACAGCACCGCCCGGCCGAACCGCACTGGTACCTCGCACAGATCGGTGTGGGCGACGGCGCTCGCGGAGCCGGTGTCGGGGGTGCGCTGCTCGAATCGCGGCTGCGTGCCATCGACGCCGATGCGCTCCCCGCGTACCTGGAGTCGTCGAACGAGCGCAACCGCGCCCTGTATCGGCGGAGCGGGTTCCGGAGTATCGCGTCGATCGCGGGCATCCCGGGCGTGGTGCCGGCCGCGATGTGGCGGGACGTCGTGCGGCCTGCCTGA